In Raphanus sativus cultivar WK10039 chromosome 5, ASM80110v3, whole genome shotgun sequence, the following proteins share a genomic window:
- the LOC108857967 gene encoding putative FBD-associated F-box protein At1g05080 isoform X1, giving the protein MADIDRISELHDDLLLKILSQVPTKKAVTTMVLSKRWGLVWTMVPKLKYKDTRKEGDKSVWCLINKSLQLHKACVLESLCIQVNHQFSKAEDVGKCVSYAVDHCVRELSLDISSLSQIVLLPPNVYASKTLVELILAGHRLVVDVPSLPCLPSLQKLILICVMYKDQNSHVRLLENCPALRHLDVLRDMSDNVSRFIVKVPSLNSFTYMQTGLIGDSGTSLVLDSPGLRKLSLYDHGLIKNMPHLDSASVSHSVHQTNDKFLKYFSSVAYCSAINFPRLIKFKLHLSCSNLSNSSLEPLFLFLHNSPILKVLTISCDPALGSKDLPLSWNQQSSVPGCLLSHLEIFVWEKFGGRRRQERECVAYILANSKCLKMARISPICSDNLEEKEKMVEDLKSMYRVSASSQLETPLRVTT; this is encoded by the exons atggccGATATAGACAGGATCAGTGAGTTGCATGACGACTTGCTGTTGAAGATATTGTCTCAAGTCCCAAcaaagaaggcagtgaccaccATGGTTTTGTCTAAACGATGGGGTTTGGTCTGGACGATGGTGCCTAAACTCAAGTACAAGGATACAAGGAAAGAAGGGGATAAGAGCGTTTGGTGCTTAATCAACAAGTCTTTGCAGCTCCACAAAGCATGTGTACTAGAAAGCTTGTGTATCCAAGTTAATCATCAGTTCTCCAAGGCTGAAGATGTGGGAAAATGCGTCTCATACGCTGTTGACCACTGCGTTCGAGAGCTATCTCTTGACATATCATCTCTATCCCAGATCGTACTACTACCACCAAACGTTTACGCTTCAAAAACGCTAGTGGAATTGATTCTAGCAGGCCACAGACTCGTCGTGGATGTTCCTTCCCTACCTTGCCTCCCCTCGCTTCAGAAGCTGATCCTTATCTGTGTGATGTATAAAGATCAAAACTCTCATGTTAGGCTTCTAGAGAATTGCCCTGCTCTCAGACATTTGGACGTGTTACGCGACATGAGTGACAATGTGTCAAGGTTCATTGTGAAAGTTCCTTCTTTAAATAGTTTTACATACATGCAAACTGGCTTAATTGGAGATTCTGGTACGTCCTTGGTTTTAGACTCCCCTGGATTACGAAAACTTAGTTTATATGATCATGGTTTGATCAAGAATATGCCTCACCTTGACAGCGCTTCTGTTTCTCACTCTGTTCATCAAACAAATGACAAGTTTCTGAAATATTTTTCCTCG GTTGCATATTGTAGCGCCATTAATTTCCCTCGGCTCATCAAGTTTAAGCTGCATCTTAGTTGCTCAAATTTATCAAACAGTTCATTAGAACCGCTTTTTCTTTTCCTACATAACTCTCCTATACTAAAAGTTCTTACGATCAGCTGT GATCCCGCTCTTGGCTCCAAGGATCTCCCACTTTCGTGGAACCAACAAAGTTCTGTACCGGGATGCTTGCTGTCCCATCTCGAGATCTTTGTGTGGGAAAAgtttggaggaagaagaagacaagagagAGAATGTGTGGCGTACATCCTAGCAAACTCAAAGTGTTTAAAGATGGCGAGAATCTCTCCGATATGTTCCGACAATctggaggagaaggagaagatggTGGAGGACTTAAAATCTATGTATAGGGTTTCAGCATCATCTCAGCTGGAAACCCCATTAAGGGTAACGacttaa
- the LOC108857967 gene encoding putative FBD-associated F-box protein At1g05080 isoform X3 has translation MADIDRISELHDDLLLKILSQVPTKKAVTTMVLSKRWGLVWTMVPKLKYKDTRKEGDKSVWCLINKSLQLHKACVLESLCIQVNHQFSKAEDVGKCVSYAVDHCVRELSLDISSLSQIVLLPPNVYASKTLVELILAGHRLVVDVPSLPCLPSLQKLILICVMYKDQNSHVRLLENCPALRHLDVLRDMSDNVSRFIVKVPSLNSFTYMQTGLIGDSGTSLVLDSPGLRKLSLYDHGLIKNMPHLDSASVSHSVHQTNDKFLKYFSSVRIFRLILHNVAYCSAINFPRLIKFKLHLSCSNLSNSSLEPLFLFLHNSPILKVLTISCDPALGSKDLPLSWNQQSSVPGCLLSHLEIFVWEKFGGRRRQERECVAYILANSKCLKMARISPICSDNLEEKEKMVEDLKSMYRVSASSQLETPLRVTT, from the exons atggccGATATAGACAGGATCAGTGAGTTGCATGACGACTTGCTGTTGAAGATATTGTCTCAAGTCCCAAcaaagaaggcagtgaccaccATGGTTTTGTCTAAACGATGGGGTTTGGTCTGGACGATGGTGCCTAAACTCAAGTACAAGGATACAAGGAAAGAAGGGGATAAGAGCGTTTGGTGCTTAATCAACAAGTCTTTGCAGCTCCACAAAGCATGTGTACTAGAAAGCTTGTGTATCCAAGTTAATCATCAGTTCTCCAAGGCTGAAGATGTGGGAAAATGCGTCTCATACGCTGTTGACCACTGCGTTCGAGAGCTATCTCTTGACATATCATCTCTATCCCAGATCGTACTACTACCACCAAACGTTTACGCTTCAAAAACGCTAGTGGAATTGATTCTAGCAGGCCACAGACTCGTCGTGGATGTTCCTTCCCTACCTTGCCTCCCCTCGCTTCAGAAGCTGATCCTTATCTGTGTGATGTATAAAGATCAAAACTCTCATGTTAGGCTTCTAGAGAATTGCCCTGCTCTCAGACATTTGGACGTGTTACGCGACATGAGTGACAATGTGTCAAGGTTCATTGTGAAAGTTCCTTCTTTAAATAGTTTTACATACATGCAAACTGGCTTAATTGGAGATTCTGGTACGTCCTTGGTTTTAGACTCCCCTGGATTACGAAAACTTAGTTTATATGATCATGGTTTGATCAAGAATATGCCTCACCTTGACAGCGCTTCTGTTTCTCACTCTGTTCATCAAACAAATGACAAGTTTCTGAAATATTTTTCCTCGGTCAGGATTTTCCGTTTGATTTTGCACAAC GTTGCATATTGTAGCGCCATTAATTTCCCTCGGCTCATCAAGTTTAAGCTGCATCTTAGTTGCTCAAATTTATCAAACAGTTCATTAGAACCGCTTTTTCTTTTCCTACATAACTCTCCTATACTAAAAGTTCTTACGATCAGCTGT GATCCCGCTCTTGGCTCCAAGGATCTCCCACTTTCGTGGAACCAACAAAGTTCTGTACCGGGATGCTTGCTGTCCCATCTCGAGATCTTTGTGTGGGAAAAgtttggaggaagaagaagacaagagagAGAATGTGTGGCGTACATCCTAGCAAACTCAAAGTGTTTAAAGATGGCGAGAATCTCTCCGATATGTTCCGACAATctggaggagaaggagaagatggTGGAGGACTTAAAATCTATGTATAGGGTTTCAGCATCATCTCAGCTGGAAACCCCATTAAGGGTAACGacttaa
- the LOC108857967 gene encoding putative F-box/FBD/LRR-repeat protein At3g49480 isoform X2: MADIDRISELHDDLLLKILSQVPTKKAVTTMVLSKRWGLVWTMVPKLKYKDTRKEGDKSVWCLINKSLQLHKACVLESLCIQVNHQFSKAEDVGKCVSYAVDHCVRELSLDISSLSQIVLLPPNVYASKTLVELILAGHRLVVDVPSLPCLPSLQKLILICVMYKDQNSHVRLLENCPALRHLDVLRDMSDNVSRFIVAYCSAINFPRLIKFKLHLSCSNLSNSSLEPLFLFLHNSPILKVLTISCDPALGSKDLPLSWNQQSSVPGCLLSHLEIFVWEKFGGRRRQERECVAYILANSKCLKMARISPICSDNLEEKEKMVEDLKSMYRVSASSQLETPLRVTT, translated from the exons atggccGATATAGACAGGATCAGTGAGTTGCATGACGACTTGCTGTTGAAGATATTGTCTCAAGTCCCAAcaaagaaggcagtgaccaccATGGTTTTGTCTAAACGATGGGGTTTGGTCTGGACGATGGTGCCTAAACTCAAGTACAAGGATACAAGGAAAGAAGGGGATAAGAGCGTTTGGTGCTTAATCAACAAGTCTTTGCAGCTCCACAAAGCATGTGTACTAGAAAGCTTGTGTATCCAAGTTAATCATCAGTTCTCCAAGGCTGAAGATGTGGGAAAATGCGTCTCATACGCTGTTGACCACTGCGTTCGAGAGCTATCTCTTGACATATCATCTCTATCCCAGATCGTACTACTACCACCAAACGTTTACGCTTCAAAAACGCTAGTGGAATTGATTCTAGCAGGCCACAGACTCGTCGTGGATGTTCCTTCCCTACCTTGCCTCCCCTCGCTTCAGAAGCTGATCCTTATCTGTGTGATGTATAAAGATCAAAACTCTCATGTTAGGCTTCTAGAGAATTGCCCTGCTCTCAGACATTTGGACGTGTTACGCGACATGAGTGACAATGTGTCAAGGTTCATT GTTGCATATTGTAGCGCCATTAATTTCCCTCGGCTCATCAAGTTTAAGCTGCATCTTAGTTGCTCAAATTTATCAAACAGTTCATTAGAACCGCTTTTTCTTTTCCTACATAACTCTCCTATACTAAAAGTTCTTACGATCAGCTGT GATCCCGCTCTTGGCTCCAAGGATCTCCCACTTTCGTGGAACCAACAAAGTTCTGTACCGGGATGCTTGCTGTCCCATCTCGAGATCTTTGTGTGGGAAAAgtttggaggaagaagaagacaagagagAGAATGTGTGGCGTACATCCTAGCAAACTCAAAGTGTTTAAAGATGGCGAGAATCTCTCCGATATGTTCCGACAATctggaggagaaggagaagatggTGGAGGACTTAAAATCTATGTATAGGGTTTCAGCATCATCTCAGCTGGAAACCCCATTAAGGGTAACGacttaa
- the LOC108859766 gene encoding putative F-box/FBD/LRR-repeat protein At1g22000, with translation MVLSKRWGLVWTMVPKLKYKDTRKEGDKSVWCLLDKSLQLNKAPVLESLHIQVEHQFSDNADVGKCVSYAVDHNVRVLALYLPIQPKILLLPSNVYTSKTLVKLTLSCRTLVVDVPSLPCLPSLQTLDLLNVVYKDENTQVRLLSNCPALRRLEVLRNSSDNVTTFIVKVPSLKTFRYMQHKIDSAGRSLVLDSPGLRHLTLTDPDGDLDSIQNMPHLDWAYVLHYVPYPKDDKFLRSFSSVTVLHLSLRNVECCSAIKFSRLMMFTLHLCCFDDFMCSLEPLMLFLHISPILKLLKINYDMALCSSGAPVSWNRPSSVPACLLSHLEIFVWEEFGGRRQEGAFVVYILANSKCLKTAGFSPRYNLHEKEKEKMMVLLKSMYRASPSSQVVRLPNQAD, from the exons ATGGTTTTGTCCAAACGTTGGGGTTTGGTCTGGACGATGGTGCCTAAACTCAAGTACAAGGATACAAGGAAAGAAGGGGATAAGAGCGTTTGGTGCTTGCTTGACAAGTCTTTGCAACTCAACAAAGCACCTGTACTAGAAAGCTTGCATATTCAAGTTGAACATCAGTTTTCCGACAATGCAGATGTTGGAAAGTGCGTCTCATACGCTGTTGACCATAACGTTCGAGTGCTAGCTCTTTATTTACCAATTCAACCAAAGATCCTACTGCTACCATCGAATGTTTACACCTCCAAAACTCTAGTGAAACTGACTCTATCGTGCAGGACTCTCGTCGTTGATGTTCCTTCTCTACCTTGCCTTCCTTCGCTTCAGACGCTGGACCTTCTCAATGTGGTGTATAAAGACGAAAACACTCAAGTTAGACTTCTATCGAATTGCCCTGCCCTCAGACGTTTGGAAGTGTTGCGAAACTCGAGCGACAATGTGACAACTTTCATTGTGAAAGTTCCTTCTTTAAAGACTTTTAGATACATGCAACACAAAATAGATTCTGCTGGTAGGTCCTTGGTTTTAGACTCCCCTGGATTACGACACCTTACTTTAACTGATCCGGATGGAGACTTAGACTCGATCCAGAATATGCCTCACCTTGACTGGGCTTATGTTCTTCACTATGTTCCTTACCCGAAAGACGACAAGTTTCTGAGATCTTTTTCCTCTGTCACGGTTCTCCATTTGAGTCTAAGAAAC gttGAATGTTGTAGCGCCATTAAATTCTCTCGGCTCATGATGTTCACGCTGCATCTTTGTTGCTTTGATGACTTCATGTGTTCGTTGGAACCACTTATGCTTTTCCTTCATATCTCTCCTATACTAAAGCTTCTTAAGATCAACTAT GATATGGCTCTTTGCTCTAGTGGTGCCCCAGTTTCGTGGAACAGACCAAGTTCTGTACCGGCATGCTTGTTGTCTCATCTCGAGATCTTTGTATGGGAAGAGTttggaggaagaagacaagaggGAGCCTTCGTGGTGTACATCCTTGCAAACTCAAAGTGTCTAAAGACGGCTGGATTTTCTCCCAGATACAATCTCCacgaaaaagagaaagagaagatgatGGTGCTGTTAAAATCTATGTATAGGGCTTCACCATCATCTCAGGTTGTGCGCTTACCGAACCAG GCGGATTAA